The Toxorhynchites rutilus septentrionalis strain SRP chromosome 3, ASM2978413v1, whole genome shotgun sequence genome includes a region encoding these proteins:
- the LOC129776628 gene encoding chitinase domain-containing protein 1, giving the protein MKCIYSTIFLALCIVQLAGGTLSPSDVKNKGKKVKELKVKKGPQPSDVFDRGLMEEEPSAKSILVESGTYYEETALKSFKGTVLGYVTPWNNHGYDVAKTWGAKFNYVSPVWLQVLRKGPKLYELGGAHDIDAGWIKDVKKAGETISNKVVPRILFDKFTDKDFSQLLTYSEERTIAAKLILDTVREYQFDGIVLEVWSQLSARVEDAYLIELVTEICQTLTNSNYDCILVIPPARKETYDLFSRQHFETLAPIVTAFSLMTYDFSNLQRPGANAPLYWVKNAVQHICPDTTDNLEQKRAKILLGLNFYGSDFTPNGGQPIVGHEYLALLKHLKGHLTLDEHDGENFFEVRTTNGRHMVFYPTLYSINERLKLARELGTGISIWELGQGLDYFYDLF; this is encoded by the exons ATGAAATGCATTTATAGCACCATTTTTTTAGCGCTTTGTATAGTACAACTTGCGGGCGGAACACTATCTCCTTCTGATGTAAAAAACAAGGGTAAGAAAGTGAAAGAGCTCAAAGTGAAGAAAGGTCCACAACCGTCCGATGTATTTGATCGTGGACTAATGGAGGAAGAACCATCCGCGAAGAGTATTCTTGTGGAGAGTGGGACGTACTATGAGGAAACGGCGTTGAAGAGCTTCAAAGGAACCGTTCTTGGCTATGTGACACCG TGGAATAATCACGGATATGATGTGGCAAAAACGTGGGGAGCAAAGTTCAATTATGTTTCACCAGTCTGGCTGCAGGTTCTACGGAAAGGACCGAAGCTGTATGAGTTGGGTGGTGCTCATGACATCGATGCTGGATGGATTAAGGATGTTAAAAAAGCGGGCGAAACGATCAGTAATAAGG TCGTCCCTCGTATACTTTTCGATAAATTCACTGATAAGGACTTCTCCCAGCTACTTACGTATAGCGAAGAACGTACAATCGCTGCCAAGTTAATTTTAGATACCGTTCGCGAATATCAATTCGATGGAATCGTCCTAGAAGTGTGGTCACAGCTGTCTGCTCGCGTAGAAGATGCCTATCTAATTGAACTGGTGACGGAAATTTGCCAAACGCTCACTAACTCAAACTATGACTGCATTTTAGTAATTCCTCCGGCACGCAAGGAAACATACGATTTGTTTTCGCGACAACATTTCGAAACACTGGCACCCATCGTGACTGCGTTCTCGTTGATGACCTACGATTTCTCAAATCTTCAGAGACCGGGAGCGAACGCTCCGTTATATTGGGTGAAAAATGCCGTACAGCATATTTGTCCCGATACGACTGATAATTTGGAACAGAAGCGAGCAAAGATTTTGTTGGGATTGAATTTCTATGGCAGTGATTTTACCCCCAACGGAGGCCAACCGATAGTTGGACATGAATATCTTGCGCTACTGAAGCACCTGAAGGGTCATCTAACGTTGGATGAGCATGACGGGGAAAACTTTTTCGAAGTTAG GACAACGAATGGGCGCCATATGGTTTTCTATCCAACGCTGTATTCCATTAACGAGCGACTGAAATTGGCTCGGGAATTGGGTACGGGCATTTCCATTTGGGAGTTGGGTCAGGGCTTGGATTACTTCTACGATCTATTCTAG